A region of the Agromyces sp. CF514 genome:
CGAGGCCGCCGAGCGCAGCGGGCTCGGTGCTCTCGCACGCGACGAGCGGCTGAGCGGCGGCGACCTGCTGAAGGCGGTCGGCGGCGTCAGGGGTCTCCTCGAGGCGCTCCTGCCCGGACTCGTCTTCCTCGTGACCTACGCGGTGCTCACGAGCCTCGCCGGCTGGGCGACGCAGGACGCGCTGGTGCCGGCACTCGCGGCATCCGTCGGGCTCGCGGTCGTGTTCACGATCGCGCGGATCGTGACGAAGGGCCAGCCGACCCAGGCGATCGCCGGACTGATCGGCGTGCTCGCCTCCGCAGCCCTGTCACTCTGGTCCGGCGATGCGCGCGACAACTACGTGCTGGGCTTCTTCACGAACGCCGCCTACGCGCTCGCCCTGCTCGTGTCCCTGCTCGTGCGCTGGCCCGCGATCGGCATCATCGTCGGGTTCCTCATGGGCGACGGCACCGCCTGGCGTCAGGACCGTCGCAAGATGCGTGCCGCCCAGTTCCTCACGATCGTCTGGATCGGCCTGTTCGCGGCGCGCCTGATCGTGCAGGTCCCGCTGTACCTCGTCGACAACGTCGCAGCGCTCGGCGTCTCCAGGCTGCTCATGGGCGTGCCGCTCTATGCGCTCGTGCTCGTGTTCTCCTGGCTCGTGGTGCGGGCCGTCTATCCGTCATCCGCTCGCACTGCCGAGTGATACAGTTATCTCGACGTCAAGATAAATTCCGCGGTGATGCGGAGCCTGTCGGGCACGGTGGCGCTTAGGTTACCCTTGCTGGAACAGCCCCATGTTCGACGGTGATGATGGAGTGTTGCGCGTGCTTCGCGCGGCATCCGTGAAGGAGAGGACATCGTGTCTGCAGTGAACAGTTTCGGGGCGAAGGACACGCTCCGCGTCGGCGAAGAATCGTATGAGATCTTCCGTCTCGACACGGTGCCCGGCCATGAGAAGCTTCCGTTCAGCCTCAAGGTTCTCCTCGAGAACCTGCTCCGCACCGAAGACGGCGCGAACGTGACGAAGCAGCAGATCGAGGCGCTCGGCTCCTGGGTCCCGACGGCGGAACCCGACACCGAGATCCAGTTCACGCCCGCACGCGTGGTCATGCAGGACTTCACGGGCGTGCCGTGCATCGTCGACCTCGCGACCATGCGCGAGGCCGTCGTGGCGCTCGGCGGCGACCCGAACCGCATCAACCCGCTCTCTCCCGCCGAGATGGTCATCGACCACTCGGTCATCGCCGACCTCTTCGGCACCGAGAACGCACTCGAGCGCAACGTCGAGATCGAGTACGAGCGCAACGGCGAGCGCTACCAGTTCCTCCGCTGGGGCCAGACCGCGTTCGACGACTTCAAGGTCGTGCCGCCGGGCACGGGCATCGTCCACCAGGTGAACATCGAGCACCTCGCGAAGGTCATCTACGACCGCACCGTCGAAGGCGTGCTCCGCGCCTACCCCGACACCTGCGTCGGCACCGACTCGCACACGACGATGGTCAACGGCCTCGGCGTGCTCGGGTGGGGCGTCGGCGGCATCGAGGCCGAGGCCGCCATGCTCGGCCAGCCGGTCTCCATGCTCATCCCCAAGGTGGTCGGCTTCAAGCTCTCGGGCGCGATCCCCATGGGCGTGACCGCGACCGACGTCGTGCTCACCATCACCGACATGCTGCGCAAGCACGGCGTCGTCGGCAAGTTCGTCGAGTTCTACGGCGAGGGCGTGGCCTCCGTGCCGCTCGCCAACCGCGCGACCATCGGCAACATGAGCCCCGAGTTCGGGTCGACCGCCGCGATGTTCCCGATCGACGACGTCACCCTCGACTACCTGCGTCTCACCGGTCGCAGCGAGCAGCAGGTCGCGCTCGTCGAGGCCTACGCGAAGGTCCAGAAGCTCTGGCACGACGCCGGCAACGAGCCGGCCTTCAGCGAGTACATGGAACTCGACCTCTCGACGGTCGTCCCGTCCATCGCCGGCCCCAAGCGCCCGCAGGACCGCATCGAGCTGTCCGAGTCGAAGTCCGCGTTCGAGAGCGCCCTGCTCGACTACGCGACGGTCGAGCACGACCTCGTCGACCTCGAGGGCTCCGAGTCGTTCCCCGCGTCCGACGCCCCGGGCAACTCGCCCGAAGACGAGTACTCGCACCACCTGCACACGCACCGGAGCCACGCGCCGGCGACCGTGTCGAAGCCGACGGATGTCACGCTCGCCTCGGGCGAGAACTTCGTGCTCGATCACGGCGCCGTCGCGATCGCGGCCATCACCTCGTGCACCAACACGTCGAACCCCTCGGTCATGCTGGCCGCCGGCCTGCTCGCCCGCAACGCGGCGAAGAAGGGCCTCAAGGCCAAGCCGTGGGTCAAGACCACGCTCGCGCCGGGTTCGAAGGTCGTCACCGACTACTACGAGAAGGCCGGTCTCACCGACGATCTCGAGGCGCTCGGCTTCTACACCGTCGGGTACGGCTGCACGACCTGCATCGGCAACTCCGGCCCGCTGCTCGACGAGATCTCGACCGCGGTCAACGACTCCGACCTGGCCGTGACCGCGGTGCTCTCGGGCAACCGCAACTTCGAGGGTCGCATCAACCCCGACGTCAAGATGAACTACCTCGCGAGCCCGCCGCTCGTGATCGCGTACGCACTCGCAGGGTCGATGAACTTCGATTTCGAGGCCGACGCCCTCGGTACCGACCACGACGGCAACGACGTCTTCCTGAAGGACATCTGGCCCGACGCGGCAGAGGTGCAGCGCACGATCGACACCTCGATCAACACCGACATGTTCGTCACCCAGTACGCGAGCGTGTTCGAGGGCGACGAGCGCTGGCGGGGCCTCGACACGCCCACCGGCTCCACGTTCGAGTGGAACGAGGCATCCACCTACGTGCGCAAGCCCCCGTACTTCGACGGCATGACGATGGAGACCACCCCGGTCACCGACATCGTCGGAGCGCGAGTGCTCGCGAAGCTCGGAGACTCGGTCACGACCGACCACATCTCCCCGGCCGGCAACATCAAGGTCGACAGCCCGGCCGGCCGGTACCTCGCCGAGCACGGGGTCGAGCGCAAGGACTTCAACTCCTACGGCTCTCGCCGCGGCAACCACGAGGTCATGATCCGTGGCACGTTCGCGAACATCCGCCTGAAGAACCAGCTCCTCGACGGTGTCGAGGGCGGCTACACCCGCGACTTCACGGTCGAGGGCGGCCCGCAGTCGTTCATCTACGACGCGAGCCAGAACTACCAGGCCCAGGGCACCCCGCTCGTCATCTTCGGCGGCAAGGAGTACGGTTCCGGTTCCTCGCGCGACTGGGCGGCCAAGGGCACGAGCCTCCTCGGCGTCAAGGCGGTCATCACCGAGAGCTTCGAGCGCATCCACCGCTCGAACCTCATCGGCATGGGCGTCGTCCCGCTGCAGTTCCCGGCGGGCGAGAGCTGGGCTTCGCTCGGTCTCGACGGCACCGAGATCGTCTCGATCTCCGGTCTCGAAGAGCTGAACGAGGGCACCACGCCGAAGACCGTTCGCGTGACGGCAGCACCGAGCGAGTTCTCGGCAGCGGGCAAGCAGACCATCGAGTTCGACGCGGTCGTCCGTATCGACACCCCGGGAGAGGCCGACTACTACCGCAACGGCGGCATCCTGCAGTACGTGCTGCGTTCGCTCGTCTGAGCCTCGCGACTCGAAACGCCCGCTCCTCCGTCCGGATCCGATCCGGCCTCGGGGGAGCGGGCGTTCGGCGTTCGGCGGACTCGCCGCGGTCGGCCGACCTGCGCGCCAGGGGCCGGATCGAGCCCTTCGACCTGGGCTCGCGCAGCGAGCGACAGGCGCTGCGAGCGGTGTCCGGGCCGCCCGCGCGGCGCGCGGATCCACGTCCGCTCGACGCCATGGCGTCGGGGTGGGACATGGCCGACCGCGTAGAATGGCGTGATGCTCCGGGCCTCCCGGTGCAGAATCGAAAGGTGGTCTCGATGTCCCTTCTGGAGTCGATCAGAGGTCCCCGCGACCTCGACGCTCTCTCGAAGGAGCAGCTCGAGCAGCTGGCCGCCGAGATCCGCGAGTACCTGGTCCGCAACGTGGCGAAGACGGGCGGGCACCTCGGACCGAACCTCGGCGTCGTCGAGCTGACGATCGCGATGCACAAGGTCTTCGATTCGCCGCGAGACGCCATCGTCTTCGACACCGGGCACCAGTCGTACGTGCACAAACTCCTGACCGGGCGTCAGGACTTCTCGACGCTGCGACAGCAGGGCGGCCTCGCCGGCTACCCGCAGCGGTCCGAGTCCGAGCATGACATCGTCGAGAGCTCGCATGCGTCGAGCTCGCTCTCGTGGGCCGACGGCATCTCGCGAGCATTCTCCATGACCGGCCAGAACGACCGCTACGTCGTGGCGGTCGTCGGCGACGGAGCGCTCACGGGCGGCATGACGTGGGAGGCGCTCAACAACATCAGCGACGACAACAACCGTCGCCTGATCATCGTCGTGAACGACAACGGCCGCTCCTACGCGCCGACGATCGGCGGCATGGCGCGCTTCCTCAACGGCGTCCGCACCCGGCGCAGCTATCGCAACCTCTACCTCACGTCTCGGCGCGCCTTCGACCGCATGGGCGGCGCAGGCCGCGCGATCTACCGGGGCGTGCGCGGCGGGACGCACGGGTTCCTGGCCCGATTCTCGAACAATGAGGCGCTCTACTCGAACCTCGACATCAAGTACATCGGTCCGGTCCACGGCCACGACGTCGGCGCGATGATCGAGGCCTTCGAACAGGCCAAGAACTACGACGCACCGGTCATCGTGCACGCGATCACCGAGAAGGGCCGCGGCTACGAGCCCGCCCTGAAAGACGCCGCGGACCAGTTCCACGCCGTCGGCCAGATCGATCCCGAAACGGGCGAGTCCCTCGAGACCGGCGGCGCCGCGAGCTGGACGAGCGTCTTCGGCGACAAGCTGGTCGAGCTCGCCGCCGAGAACGATCGCATCGTCGGCATCACCGCCGCGATGCTCCGTCCCACGGGCCTCCACAAGATGGCCGAGCGCTTCCCCGACCGCGTGATCGACGTCGGCATCGCCGAGCAGCACGCGGCGACGTCCGCTGCCGGTCTCGCCTACGGCGGCATGCATCCGGTCGTCGCGATCTATGCGACCTTCGTGAACCGGGCCTTCGACCAGGTGCTCATGGATGTCGCGCTGCACAAGGCCGGCGTCACGTTCGTGCTCGACCGTGCCGGCGTGACCGGGCCGGACGGGCCGAGCCACCACGGGGTCTGGGATCTCGCGATCCTGCAGGTCGTGCCCGGCATCCGACTCGCAGCTCCGCGCGACTCCGCGCGGCTCGAGGAGGAGCTCGCCGAGGCCGTCGCGGTCGACGACGGTCCGACCGTGATCCGGTTCCCGAAGGGCAGTGTCGGCGCATTCTTCGACGCGGTGCGCCGCACCGAAGACGGGGTCGACGTGCTGCGGGAGGCTCCCACGAAGGACGTGCTCATCGTGACCGTCGGGCCGATGGCGGGCACCGGGCTCGAGGTCGCCGAGCGGCTCGCTGCGCAGGGCATCGGCGCCACGGTCGTGGACCCCCGCTGGGTGGTGCCCG
Encoded here:
- the dxs gene encoding 1-deoxy-D-xylulose-5-phosphate synthase, producing MSLLESIRGPRDLDALSKEQLEQLAAEIREYLVRNVAKTGGHLGPNLGVVELTIAMHKVFDSPRDAIVFDTGHQSYVHKLLTGRQDFSTLRQQGGLAGYPQRSESEHDIVESSHASSSLSWADGISRAFSMTGQNDRYVVAVVGDGALTGGMTWEALNNISDDNNRRLIIVVNDNGRSYAPTIGGMARFLNGVRTRRSYRNLYLTSRRAFDRMGGAGRAIYRGVRGGTHGFLARFSNNEALYSNLDIKYIGPVHGHDVGAMIEAFEQAKNYDAPVIVHAITEKGRGYEPALKDAADQFHAVGQIDPETGESLETGGAASWTSVFGDKLVELAAENDRIVGITAAMLRPTGLHKMAERFPDRVIDVGIAEQHAATSAAGLAYGGMHPVVAIYATFVNRAFDQVLMDVALHKAGVTFVLDRAGVTGPDGPSHHGVWDLAILQVVPGIRLAAPRDSARLEEELAEAVAVDDGPTVIRFPKGSVGAFFDAVRRTEDGVDVLREAPTKDVLIVTVGPMAGTGLEVAERLAAQGIGATVVDPRWVVPVPGSIVNMAAEHRLVVCIEDGIRVGGIGTRIRQDLREAGVDTAVTEIGLPDEFLDHASRAQILERTRLTPQHIAQDVMGMVLGSKLPHARAVSSDTGSTAIIAGDR
- a CDS encoding DUF3159 domain-containing protein encodes the protein MADPDARRPADEERADAGADRSNSNEFARQMAEAAERSGLGALARDERLSGGDLLKAVGGVRGLLEALLPGLVFLVTYAVLTSLAGWATQDALVPALAASVGLAVVFTIARIVTKGQPTQAIAGLIGVLASAALSLWSGDARDNYVLGFFTNAAYALALLVSLLVRWPAIGIIVGFLMGDGTAWRQDRRKMRAAQFLTIVWIGLFAARLIVQVPLYLVDNVAALGVSRLLMGVPLYALVLVFSWLVVRAVYPSSARTAE
- the acnA gene encoding aconitate hydratase AcnA, which gives rise to MSAVNSFGAKDTLRVGEESYEIFRLDTVPGHEKLPFSLKVLLENLLRTEDGANVTKQQIEALGSWVPTAEPDTEIQFTPARVVMQDFTGVPCIVDLATMREAVVALGGDPNRINPLSPAEMVIDHSVIADLFGTENALERNVEIEYERNGERYQFLRWGQTAFDDFKVVPPGTGIVHQVNIEHLAKVIYDRTVEGVLRAYPDTCVGTDSHTTMVNGLGVLGWGVGGIEAEAAMLGQPVSMLIPKVVGFKLSGAIPMGVTATDVVLTITDMLRKHGVVGKFVEFYGEGVASVPLANRATIGNMSPEFGSTAAMFPIDDVTLDYLRLTGRSEQQVALVEAYAKVQKLWHDAGNEPAFSEYMELDLSTVVPSIAGPKRPQDRIELSESKSAFESALLDYATVEHDLVDLEGSESFPASDAPGNSPEDEYSHHLHTHRSHAPATVSKPTDVTLASGENFVLDHGAVAIAAITSCTNTSNPSVMLAAGLLARNAAKKGLKAKPWVKTTLAPGSKVVTDYYEKAGLTDDLEALGFYTVGYGCTTCIGNSGPLLDEISTAVNDSDLAVTAVLSGNRNFEGRINPDVKMNYLASPPLVIAYALAGSMNFDFEADALGTDHDGNDVFLKDIWPDAAEVQRTIDTSINTDMFVTQYASVFEGDERWRGLDTPTGSTFEWNEASTYVRKPPYFDGMTMETTPVTDIVGARVLAKLGDSVTTDHISPAGNIKVDSPAGRYLAEHGVERKDFNSYGSRRGNHEVMIRGTFANIRLKNQLLDGVEGGYTRDFTVEGGPQSFIYDASQNYQAQGTPLVIFGGKEYGSGSSRDWAAKGTSLLGVKAVITESFERIHRSNLIGMGVVPLQFPAGESWASLGLDGTEIVSISGLEELNEGTTPKTVRVTAAPSEFSAAGKQTIEFDAVVRIDTPGEADYYRNGGILQYVLRSLV